A window of Pedococcus aerophilus contains these coding sequences:
- the rpoB gene encoding DNA-directed RNA polymerase subunit beta: MAASRNATQTVSTARTASGRLSFAKIREPLEVPDLLALQTESFDWLLGNERWQARVAEAKAAGRGDVPDRSGLEEIFEEISPIEDFSGSMSLSFRDHRFEDVKYSIEDCKERDQTYSAPLFVTAEFMNTTTGEIKSQTVFMGDFPLMTERGTFVINGTERVVVSQLVRSPGVYFERTPDKTSDKDIYTSKIIPSRGAWLEFEIDKRDMVGVRVDRKRKQSVTVLLKALGMSEADILEEFGDYESMRLTLEKDHTAGQDDALLDIYRKLRPGEPPTREAAQTLLDNLYFNPKRYDLAKVGRYKIDRKLGVAAELGDSVLSVDDIVATIKYIVTLHAGETTLAGKNGEEVVVEVDDIDHFGNRRLRNVGELIQNQVRTGLSRMERVVRERMTTQDVEAITPQTLINIRPVVASIKEFFGTSQLSQFMDQNNPLAGLTHKRRLSALGPGGLSRDRAGMEVRDVHPSHYGRMCPIETPEGPNIGLIGSLASYGRINAFGFIETPYRKVVKGQVTDEIHYLSADEEDRHVIAQANAVIDAEGNFTDERVLVRTKGGEVDYIPGEDVDFMDVSARQMVSAATALIPFLEHDDANRALMGSNMQRQAVPLVKSEAPLVGTGMEYRAALDSGDVVRAEAAGVVTEVSADLVTVAGDDGSTRTYRITKFGRSNQGTSYNQVVVVNEGDRVEAGGVIADGPATEGGEMALGRNLLVAFMPWEGHNYEDAIILSQRLVQDDVLSSIHIEEHEVDARDTKLGPEEITRDIPNVSEEVLADLDERGIIRIGAEVRDGDLLVGKVTPKGETELTPEERLLRAIFGEKAREVRDTSLKVPHGETGTVIGVKVFDKDEGDDLPPGVNQLVRVYVANKRKITDGDKLAGRHGNKGVISKILPVEDMPFLEDGTPVDVVLNPLGVPGRMNVGQILELHLGWAASRGWEIAGNPDWAKLIPEDARTAPAGTRVASPVFDGVREDEIVGLLDSTTKTRDDVRLIDGSGKSRLFDGRSGEPFPEPVSVGYMYILKLHHLVDDKIHARSTGPYSMITQQPLGGKAQFGGQRFGEMEVWALEAYGAAYALQELLTIKSDDVQGRVKVYEAIVKGDNIPEPGIPESFKVLIKEMQSLCLNVEVLSSDGTSIELKESDEDVFRAAEELGIDLSRREPSSVEEV; the protein is encoded by the coding sequence TTGGCTGCCTCGCGCAACGCGACTCAGACTGTGTCCACCGCACGGACGGCTTCTGGCCGTCTGTCGTTCGCGAAGATCCGCGAACCCCTCGAGGTCCCCGACCTCCTGGCGCTGCAAACGGAAAGCTTCGACTGGCTGCTCGGTAACGAGCGCTGGCAGGCCCGTGTCGCAGAAGCCAAGGCCGCGGGCCGGGGGGATGTGCCGGATCGCTCCGGCCTCGAGGAGATCTTCGAGGAAATCTCTCCGATCGAGGACTTCAGCGGCTCCATGTCGCTGTCGTTCCGCGACCACCGCTTCGAGGACGTCAAGTACTCCATCGAGGACTGCAAGGAGCGCGACCAGACCTACTCCGCGCCCCTGTTCGTCACCGCGGAGTTCATGAACACCACCACCGGCGAGATCAAGAGCCAGACGGTGTTCATGGGTGACTTCCCGCTCATGACCGAGCGCGGCACCTTCGTCATCAACGGCACCGAGCGTGTCGTCGTGTCGCAGCTGGTCCGCAGCCCCGGCGTCTACTTCGAGCGCACGCCCGACAAGACGTCCGACAAGGACATCTACACGTCGAAGATCATCCCGAGCCGCGGTGCGTGGCTCGAGTTCGAGATCGACAAGCGCGACATGGTCGGCGTCCGCGTCGACCGCAAGCGCAAGCAGTCGGTCACCGTGCTCCTCAAGGCGCTCGGCATGTCCGAGGCCGACATCCTCGAGGAGTTCGGCGACTACGAGTCGATGCGACTCACCCTGGAGAAGGACCACACGGCCGGCCAGGACGACGCGCTGCTCGACATCTACCGCAAGCTGCGTCCGGGCGAACCGCCGACCCGTGAGGCGGCCCAGACGCTCCTGGACAACCTCTACTTCAACCCCAAGCGCTACGACCTCGCCAAGGTCGGCCGCTACAAGATCGACCGCAAGCTGGGCGTCGCCGCCGAGCTCGGCGACTCGGTCCTGTCGGTGGACGACATCGTCGCGACGATCAAGTACATCGTCACGCTGCACGCCGGAGAGACCACCCTGGCCGGCAAGAACGGCGAGGAGGTCGTCGTCGAGGTCGATGACATCGACCACTTCGGCAACCGTCGCCTGCGCAACGTCGGCGAGCTCATCCAGAACCAGGTCCGCACCGGCCTGTCCCGCATGGAGCGCGTCGTCCGCGAGCGCATGACCACGCAGGACGTCGAGGCGATCACGCCGCAGACCCTGATCAACATCCGCCCCGTGGTGGCCTCGATCAAGGAGTTCTTCGGCACCTCGCAGCTGTCGCAGTTCATGGACCAGAACAACCCGCTCGCGGGCCTGACGCACAAGCGGCGTCTGTCGGCCCTCGGCCCGGGTGGTCTGTCCCGTGACCGCGCCGGCATGGAGGTCCGTGACGTCCACCCGTCGCACTACGGTCGCATGTGCCCCATCGAGACCCCGGAAGGCCCGAACATCGGCCTGATCGGCTCGCTGGCGTCCTACGGGCGGATCAACGCCTTCGGCTTCATCGAGACCCCGTACCGCAAGGTCGTCAAGGGTCAGGTCACCGACGAGATCCACTACCTGTCGGCTGACGAGGAGGACCGCCACGTCATCGCGCAGGCCAACGCCGTCATCGACGCCGAGGGCAACTTCACCGACGAGCGCGTCCTGGTCCGCACCAAGGGTGGCGAGGTCGACTACATCCCCGGTGAGGACGTCGACTTCATGGACGTCTCCGCCCGCCAGATGGTGTCGGCCGCGACCGCGCTGATCCCCTTCCTCGAGCACGACGACGCCAACCGCGCGCTCATGGGCTCCAACATGCAGCGCCAGGCGGTGCCGCTGGTCAAGTCCGAGGCGCCGCTGGTCGGCACCGGCATGGAGTACCGCGCCGCGCTCGACTCGGGCGACGTCGTCCGTGCCGAGGCCGCTGGTGTGGTCACCGAGGTCTCCGCCGACCTCGTCACCGTCGCTGGTGACGACGGCTCGACGCGCACGTACCGGATCACCAAGTTCGGCCGCTCCAACCAGGGCACGTCCTACAACCAGGTCGTCGTCGTCAACGAGGGCGACCGGGTCGAGGCCGGCGGCGTCATCGCCGACGGTCCCGCGACCGAGGGCGGCGAGATGGCCCTCGGGCGCAACCTGCTCGTGGCGTTCATGCCGTGGGAGGGCCACAACTACGAGGACGCGATCATCCTCAGCCAGCGCCTGGTGCAGGACGACGTCCTCTCCTCGATCCACATCGAGGAGCACGAGGTCGACGCCCGTGACACCAAGCTCGGGCCGGAGGAGATCACGCGGGACATCCCGAACGTCTCCGAGGAGGTCCTGGCCGACCTCGACGAGCGCGGCATCATCCGCATCGGTGCCGAGGTCCGCGACGGCGACCTGCTCGTCGGCAAGGTCACGCCCAAGGGTGAGACCGAGCTGACGCCGGAGGAGCGCCTGCTGCGCGCCATCTTCGGTGAGAAGGCCCGCGAGGTCCGTGACACGTCCCTGAAGGTGCCCCACGGCGAGACCGGCACGGTCATCGGCGTGAAGGTGTTCGACAAGGACGAGGGCGACGACCTGCCCCCGGGCGTCAACCAGCTCGTCCGCGTCTACGTCGCCAACAAGCGCAAGATCACCGATGGTGACAAGCTCGCCGGCCGTCACGGCAACAAGGGCGTCATCTCCAAGATCCTGCCCGTCGAGGACATGCCGTTCCTCGAGGACGGCACCCCCGTGGACGTCGTGCTCAACCCGCTCGGTGTCCCCGGCCGCATGAACGTCGGCCAGATCCTCGAGCTGCACCTCGGCTGGGCCGCCTCACGCGGCTGGGAGATCGCCGGCAACCCGGACTGGGCCAAGCTCATCCCGGAGGACGCCCGCACGGCGCCCGCCGGCACGCGCGTGGCCTCCCCGGTGTTCGACGGTGTGCGCGAGGACGAGATCGTGGGTCTGCTCGACTCCACGACCAAGACCCGCGACGACGTGCGCCTCATCGACGGCTCCGGCAAGTCCCGGCTCTTCGACGGTCGCTCCGGCGAGCCGTTCCCCGAGCCGGTCTCCGTGGGCTACATGTACATCCTCAAGCTCCACCACCTCGTGGACGACAAGATCCACGCCCGCAGCACCGGCCCGTACTCCATGATCACGCAGCAGCCGCTGGGTGGTAAGGCGCAGTTCGGTGGCCAGCGCTTCGGTGAGATGGAGGTGTGGGCCCTCGAGGCCTACGGCGCCGCCTACGCGCTGCAGGAGCTGCTCACCATCAAGTCCGACGACGTCCAGGGCCGCGTGAAGGTCTACGAGGCGATCGTCAAGGGCGACAACATCCCCGAGCCCGGCATCCCCGAGTCCTTCAAGGTGCTCATCAAGGAGATGCAGTCGCTGTGCCTCAACGTCGAGGTCCTCAGCAGCGACGGCACGTCCATCGAGCTGAAGGAGTCCGACGAGGACGTCTTCCGCGCGGCGGAGGAGCTCGGAATCGACCTGTCCCGGCGCGAGCCCAGTTCGGTCGAAGAGGTCTGA
- a CDS encoding DNA-directed RNA polymerase subunit beta', with product MLDVNFFDELRIGLATADDIRQWSHGEVKKPETINYRTLKPEKEGLFCERIFGPTRDWECNCGKYKRVRFKGIICERCGVEVTRAKVRRERMGHIELAAPVTHIWYFKGVPSRLGYLLDLAPKDLEKVIYFAAYMITSVDDEQRHKDLPSLEAQIEVEKKEFSNKRDSEVEARAKRLESDIAELEAEGAKADARRKVRESAEREMNQIRKRADQQIERLEQVWDRFKNLKVQDLEGDEILYREMRDRFGLYFEGGMGAAAIQKRLQTFDLEAEAELLREIIATGKGQKKTRALKRLKVVTAFQVTTNKPDGMVLDAVPVIPPDLRPMVQLDGGRFATSDLNDLYRRVINRNNRLKRLLDLGAPEIIVNNEKRMLQEAVDSLFDNGRRGRPVTGPGNRPLKSLSDMLKGKQGRFRQNLLGKRVDYSGRSVIVVGPQLKLHQCGLPKQMALELFKPFVMKRLVDLDHAQNIKSAKRMVERARPVVWDVLEEVITEHPVLLNRAPTLHRLGIQAFEPQLVEGKAIQIHPLVCSAFNADFDGDQMAVHVPLSTEAQAEARILMLSSNNILKPADGRPVTMPTQDMIIGLYHLTSEVEEGRGTGRAFSSVSEARMAFDAGQLELGSKIKIRLLDVVPIPGTELPEGVEADAQGQVASLTFETTLGRALFNQTLPVDYPFVDAVVDKKRLSTIVNDLAERYSKVQVAASLDALKEYGFHWATRSGTTVAISDVVTPPRKLEILEAYETKATKVQVQYERGLITDDERRQELIEIWTQATNEVAKEMEANLPKTNTIYKMVSSGARGNWMQLRQIAGMRGLVSNPKGDIIPRPIRANFREGLSVLEFFISTHGSRKGLADTALRTADSGYLTRRLVDVSQDVIIREDDCGTDRGLTMPIAQKNANGALVEHDDVETSVYARTLAADVEKDGSVLAVAGIDLGDVVIDALVAAGVEEVKVRSVLTCESHVGTCAACYGRSLATGKLVDIGEAVGIIAAQSIGEPGTQLTMRTFHTGGVAGDDITQGLPRVVELFEARTPKGVSPIAEASGRVTIEDTDKTRRLMLTPDDGSEEHAYPVSKRARLLVQDGEHVEVGHQLTVGSIDPKQVLRILGPRAVQMHLVDEVQHVYRQQGVSIHDKHIEVIVRQMLRRITIIESGDADLLPGELAERGRFENENRRVVAESGRPASGRPELMGITKASLATDSWLSAASFQETTRVLTEAAMNGKSDPLLGLKENVILGKLIPAGTGLPRYRNIKVEATEEAKAAMYSMPSYEYDYPVFGPGSGEAIRLDDAELGLD from the coding sequence GTGCTCGACGTCAACTTCTTTGACGAACTGCGCATCGGCCTGGCCACTGCTGACGACATCCGTCAGTGGAGCCACGGTGAGGTGAAGAAGCCGGAAACCATCAACTACCGCACGCTCAAGCCCGAGAAGGAGGGCCTGTTCTGCGAGCGCATCTTCGGCCCCACCCGGGACTGGGAGTGCAACTGCGGCAAGTACAAGCGGGTCCGCTTCAAGGGCATCATCTGTGAGCGCTGCGGCGTCGAGGTCACTCGCGCCAAGGTGCGTCGTGAGCGGATGGGCCACATCGAGCTCGCCGCCCCCGTCACCCACATCTGGTACTTCAAGGGCGTCCCGTCGCGCCTGGGGTACCTGCTCGACCTGGCCCCGAAGGACCTCGAGAAGGTCATCTACTTCGCGGCCTACATGATCACGTCCGTCGACGACGAGCAGCGCCACAAGGACCTGCCGTCGCTCGAGGCGCAGATCGAGGTCGAGAAGAAGGAGTTCTCCAACAAGCGTGACTCCGAGGTCGAGGCCCGCGCCAAGCGCCTCGAGTCCGACATCGCCGAGCTCGAGGCCGAGGGTGCCAAGGCCGACGCGCGCCGCAAGGTCCGCGAGTCCGCCGAGCGCGAGATGAACCAGATCCGCAAGCGTGCGGACCAGCAGATCGAGCGCCTCGAGCAGGTCTGGGACCGGTTCAAGAACCTCAAGGTCCAGGACCTCGAGGGTGACGAGATCCTCTACCGCGAGATGCGCGACCGGTTCGGCCTCTACTTCGAGGGCGGCATGGGCGCCGCGGCGATCCAGAAGCGTCTGCAGACCTTCGACCTCGAGGCCGAGGCGGAGCTGCTGCGCGAGATCATCGCGACCGGCAAGGGCCAGAAGAAGACCCGTGCCCTCAAGCGGCTCAAGGTCGTCACCGCGTTCCAGGTCACGACCAACAAGCCCGACGGCATGGTCCTGGACGCCGTCCCGGTCATCCCGCCGGACCTGCGTCCGATGGTGCAGCTGGACGGTGGCCGCTTCGCGACCTCCGACCTGAACGACCTGTACCGCCGCGTCATCAACCGCAACAACCGCCTCAAGCGGCTGCTCGACCTCGGTGCGCCCGAGATCATCGTCAACAACGAGAAGCGGATGCTCCAGGAGGCCGTCGACAGCCTCTTCGACAACGGCCGTCGTGGTCGCCCGGTCACGGGTCCCGGCAACCGTCCGCTCAAGTCGCTGTCCGACATGCTCAAGGGCAAGCAGGGTCGTTTCCGCCAGAACCTGCTCGGCAAGCGCGTCGACTACTCCGGCCGTTCGGTCATCGTCGTCGGCCCGCAGCTGAAGCTGCACCAGTGCGGTCTGCCCAAGCAGATGGCCCTGGAGCTCTTCAAGCCGTTCGTGATGAAGCGCCTGGTCGACCTCGACCACGCGCAGAACATCAAGTCGGCCAAGCGCATGGTCGAGCGCGCCCGTCCGGTCGTGTGGGACGTCCTCGAAGAGGTCATCACCGAGCACCCCGTGCTGCTCAACCGTGCACCCACGCTGCACCGTCTCGGCATCCAGGCGTTCGAGCCGCAGCTCGTCGAGGGCAAGGCCATCCAGATCCACCCGCTCGTCTGCTCGGCCTTCAACGCCGACTTCGACGGTGACCAGATGGCTGTCCACGTGCCGCTGAGCACCGAGGCGCAGGCCGAGGCCCGCATCCTCATGCTCTCGAGCAACAACATCCTGAAGCCGGCCGACGGTCGTCCGGTGACCATGCCCACCCAGGACATGATCATCGGCCTCTACCACCTCACCTCCGAGGTGGAGGAGGGTCGCGGCACCGGTCGTGCGTTCTCCTCGGTCTCCGAGGCGCGGATGGCGTTCGACGCCGGCCAGCTCGAGCTCGGCAGCAAGATCAAGATCCGGCTGCTGGACGTCGTCCCGATCCCGGGCACCGAGCTGCCCGAGGGTGTCGAGGCCGACGCCCAGGGCCAGGTCGCGTCGCTGACGTTCGAGACGACCCTCGGTCGCGCGCTGTTCAACCAGACGCTGCCGGTGGACTACCCGTTCGTCGACGCCGTCGTGGACAAGAAGCGCCTCTCGACGATCGTCAACGACCTCGCCGAGCGCTACAGCAAGGTGCAGGTGGCTGCGAGCCTCGACGCACTCAAGGAGTACGGCTTCCACTGGGCGACCCGCTCGGGCACCACGGTCGCCATCTCCGACGTCGTGACCCCGCCGCGCAAGCTCGAGATCCTCGAGGCGTACGAGACCAAGGCCACCAAGGTCCAGGTCCAGTACGAGCGCGGTCTGATCACCGACGACGAGCGTCGTCAGGAGCTCATCGAGATCTGGACCCAGGCGACCAACGAGGTCGCCAAGGAGATGGAGGCCAACCTCCCGAAGACGAACACCATCTACAAGATGGTGTCCTCGGGTGCGCGTGGTAACTGGATGCAGCTGCGTCAGATCGCCGGTATGCGTGGTCTGGTGTCCAACCCGAAGGGCGACATCATCCCGCGTCCGATCCGCGCGAACTTCCGCGAGGGTCTGTCGGTGCTCGAGTTCTTCATCTCCACGCACGGTTCCCGTAAGGGTCTTGCCGACACCGCCCTGCGCACCGCCGACTCCGGTTACCTGACCCGTCGTCTGGTGGACGTGTCGCAGGACGTCATCATCCGCGAGGACGACTGCGGCACCGACCGTGGCCTCACCATGCCGATCGCGCAGAAGAACGCGAACGGTGCGCTGGTCGAGCACGACGACGTGGAGACCTCGGTCTACGCGCGGACGCTCGCCGCGGACGTGGAGAAGGACGGCTCCGTCCTCGCCGTGGCCGGCATCGACCTCGGTGACGTGGTCATCGACGCTCTCGTCGCCGCCGGCGTCGAGGAGGTCAAGGTCCGCTCGGTGCTCACCTGTGAGTCCCACGTCGGCACCTGCGCCGCCTGCTACGGCCGTTCGCTGGCCACCGGCAAGCTCGTCGACATCGGTGAGGCGGTCGGCATCATCGCCGCCCAGTCCATCGGTGAGCCCGGCACCCAGCTGACGATGCGTACCTTCCACACCGGTGGTGTGGCTGGTGACGACATCACCCAGGGTCTGCCGCGTGTCGTCGAGCTCTTCGAGGCCCGTACCCCGAAGGGTGTCTCCCCGATCGCCGAGGCCTCCGGCCGCGTCACGATCGAGGACACGGACAAGACTCGTCGCCTGATGCTCACGCCGGACGACGGCTCCGAGGAGCACGCCTACCCCGTGAGCAAGCGTGCGCGCCTGCTCGTGCAGGACGGCGAGCACGTCGAGGTCGGTCACCAGCTGACGGTCGGTTCCATCGACCCGAAGCAGGTCCTGCGCATCCTCGGCCCGCGTGCGGTCCAGATGCACCTGGTCGACGAGGTCCAGCACGTCTACCGCCAGCAGGGTGTGTCGATCCACGACAAGCACATCGAGGTCATCGTGCGGCAGATGCTGCGCCGGATCACGATCATCGAGTCCGGTGACGCCGACCTGCTCCCCGGTGAGCTGGCCGAGCGTGGCCGCTTCGAGAACGAGAACCGTCGCGTCGTCGCCGAGAGTGGCCGCCCGGCCTCGGGTCGCCCCGAGCTCATGGGTATCACCAAGGCGTCGCTCGCCACCGACTCGTGGCTGTCGGCCGCCTCCTTCCAGGAGACGACCCGCGTGCTGACCGAGGCTGCGATGAACGGGAAGTCGGACCCGCTGCTGGGTCTGAAGGAGAACGTCATCCTCGGAAAGCTCATCCCGGCCGGCACGGGTCTCCCGCGCTACCGGAACATCAAGGTCGAGGCCACAGAAGAGGCCAAGGCGGCGATGTACTCGATGCCGAGCTACGAGTACGACTACCCGGTCTTCGGCCCGGGCTCCGGCGAGGCCATCCGCCTCGACGACGCCGAGCTGGGTCTGGACTGA
- a CDS encoding MCE family protein, whose protein sequence is MKTIDRTHRPTRMPRGRLLAVGLAVGAVVTTTGCQGAFDLPLPGGAANRGDTIRVTAEFADVLDLVPQSSVKVDQVTVGSVEKIELNGWTARVTLRLPKDVKLPDNAVAELKQTSLLGEKYVELAPPKAGAPEGALGNGDNIPLDRTGRNPEVEEVLSAMSLLLNGGGVAQLKVIETELNNALSGNETEIKDLITQLDTFVGGLDQQKSEIVRAIDNIDKLAARLAAQKDDLQRALDTMPGGLKVLADQRKQLVQLLASLSRLGAVGTDVIAQSKADTKANLEALEPILAQLTKAGDDLPKSLQLFLTYPFPDSATGAIKGDYTNLSADLDLNLTNLAGNLGLPTLPGGGLPTGLPTGLPTDLPTDLPSLPSLPSVPSLPVPNPPSVPSVPDLPLPQGTSSSSSSTSGGGVACPPLCLSSQQSGSGSDGSWRSLYGGGA, encoded by the coding sequence ATGAAGACCATCGACCGGACCCACCGCCCGACCCGTATGCCGCGGGGTCGTCTCCTCGCGGTCGGCCTCGCCGTCGGCGCCGTGGTCACCACCACCGGGTGCCAGGGGGCCTTCGACCTTCCGCTGCCCGGTGGGGCCGCCAACCGGGGCGACACCATCCGCGTCACGGCGGAGTTCGCCGACGTCCTCGACCTCGTGCCGCAGTCCTCGGTCAAGGTCGACCAGGTCACCGTCGGCTCGGTCGAGAAGATCGAGCTCAACGGCTGGACGGCCCGGGTCACGCTGCGCCTGCCCAAGGACGTCAAGCTGCCCGACAACGCCGTGGCCGAGCTCAAGCAGACCTCGCTGCTCGGCGAGAAGTACGTCGAGCTCGCGCCGCCGAAGGCCGGGGCACCCGAGGGGGCCCTCGGCAACGGCGACAACATCCCCCTCGACCGCACCGGGCGCAACCCCGAGGTCGAGGAGGTGCTGAGCGCGATGTCGTTGCTGCTCAACGGTGGTGGCGTCGCCCAGCTGAAGGTCATCGAGACCGAGCTCAACAACGCGCTCAGCGGCAACGAGACCGAGATCAAGGACCTCATCACCCAGCTCGACACCTTCGTCGGCGGCCTGGACCAGCAGAAGAGCGAGATCGTCCGCGCCATCGACAACATCGACAAGCTGGCCGCGCGCCTGGCCGCCCAGAAGGACGACCTCCAGCGGGCGCTGGACACCATGCCCGGGGGCCTGAAGGTCCTGGCCGACCAGCGCAAGCAGCTCGTGCAGCTGCTCGCGTCGCTGAGCCGACTCGGCGCAGTCGGCACCGACGTCATCGCCCAGAGCAAGGCCGACACCAAGGCCAACCTCGAGGCGCTCGAGCCGATCCTCGCCCAGCTCACCAAGGCCGGGGACGACCTCCCGAAGTCGCTCCAGCTGTTCCTGACCTATCCCTTCCCCGACAGCGCCACGGGCGCCATCAAGGGCGACTACACGAACCTCTCGGCCGACCTCGACCTCAACCTCACCAACCTCGCCGGCAACCTCGGCCTGCCCACCCTGCCGGGCGGCGGGCTGCCCACGGGGCTGCCGACCGGCCTTCCCACCGACCTGCCCACGGACCTGCCCTCGCTGCCGTCGCTGCCGTCGGTCCCCTCGCTGCCGGTCCCGAACCCCCCGAGCGTCCCCAGCGTGCCCGACCTGCCGCTGCCCCAGGGCACCTCGTCGTCGAGCAGCAGCACGTCCGGTGGCGGGGTGGCCTGTCCGCCGCTGTGCCTGTCCTCCCAGCAGTCGGGGTCCGGATCCGACGGCTCCTGGCGCTCGCTCTATGGAGGTGGCGCATGA
- a CDS encoding MlaD family protein, translated as MIRRSVKVQLFAFLLITLVTVSVLSARYVGLYDRVVGGQFHVAADFAQSGGIFVGSEVSYRGVTVGRVDNLRLSSDGVVVEAKIERGVKIPKDTKVVVENRSAVGEQYLDFQPRSEGGEVLADGDTIPRKDTQYPLRVDTLLLDLDRTVNSVDRDDLSTVVDELGDGFADGGKDVQRLIDSGDALTKAATEALPETKKLLDDGRIVLDTQRDTSGEIKVFASNFADLADTLKASDGDLRLVLDRGVVASKELEALIRDNQGNLAALLANLITVGQVTTARVDGIQQLLVTYPDVVAGGYTVVPGDGTAHFGLALAQEPHVCEAGYGGTKRTNPKTTTNLPPVNTSARCTAPRGSGTTVRGAQNAPGPSGGGANATVPLAFGDQPVSPGMAASLGMTTPQVTVPVLPPGGESSDPSWLWIMKEAAR; from the coding sequence ATGATCCGCCGCTCGGTGAAGGTGCAGCTGTTCGCCTTCCTCCTCATCACGCTCGTCACCGTGTCGGTGCTGTCGGCCCGCTACGTCGGCCTCTACGACCGGGTGGTCGGCGGGCAGTTCCACGTCGCTGCGGACTTCGCCCAGTCCGGCGGCATCTTCGTCGGCTCCGAGGTCTCCTACCGCGGCGTCACCGTCGGTCGCGTCGACAACCTGCGCCTGTCCAGCGACGGCGTCGTCGTCGAGGCCAAGATCGAGCGGGGGGTGAAGATCCCCAAGGACACCAAGGTCGTCGTGGAGAACCGCTCGGCGGTGGGGGAGCAGTACCTCGACTTCCAGCCCCGCAGCGAGGGTGGGGAGGTGCTCGCCGACGGCGACACGATCCCGCGCAAGGACACGCAGTACCCGTTGCGGGTGGACACCCTCCTGCTCGACCTCGACCGCACGGTCAACTCCGTCGACCGTGACGACCTGTCGACGGTCGTGGACGAGCTCGGCGACGGGTTCGCCGACGGCGGCAAGGACGTCCAGCGGCTCATCGACAGCGGCGACGCGCTCACCAAGGCGGCCACGGAGGCCCTCCCCGAGACCAAGAAGCTGCTGGACGACGGCCGGATCGTGCTCGACACCCAGCGCGACACCTCGGGCGAGATCAAGGTCTTCGCCTCGAACTTCGCCGACCTCGCCGACACCCTCAAGGCCTCCGACGGCGACCTGCGCCTGGTCCTGGACCGCGGGGTGGTGGCGTCCAAGGAGCTCGAGGCCCTGATCCGCGACAACCAGGGCAACCTTGCCGCCCTGCTGGCCAACCTCATCACCGTGGGCCAGGTGACCACCGCGAGGGTCGACGGCATCCAGCAGCTCCTCGTCACCTACCCCGACGTCGTGGCCGGCGGCTACACCGTCGTGCCCGGGGACGGAACGGCCCACTTCGGCCTGGCCCTGGCCCAGGAGCCGCACGTCTGCGAGGCCGGCTACGGCGGCACCAAGCGCACCAACCCGAAGACGACGACGAACCTGCCTCCGGTGAACACCAGCGCCCGGTGCACGGCGCCGCGCGGCTCGGGGACAACCGTGCGCGGTGCGCAGAACGCTCCCGGGCCCTCGGGCGGGGGAGCCAACGCGACCGTGCCGCTGGCTTTCGGCGACCAGCCCGTATCCCCGGGCATGGCTGCGTCGTTGGGCATGACAACGCCACAGGTGACGGTGCCCGTGCTCCCCCCAGGGGGTGAGAGCAGCGATCCCTCGTGGTTGTGGATCATGAAGGAGGCTGCTCGATGA